The Saccharopolyspora gregorii genomic interval AAGCGGGCCCGATCACCGGGCCGGACGAGATCGCGCTGCTGGTGCCGGGCGGCCGCGGTCAGCTGGGCCGCGAACTGCACCGCCGGGCGCAGGGCCGCCTCGGCCTGGTGCACGCGCCCGGTTCCGGCGAGCTCGACGTCCGCGACGAGCAGGACGTCACCGACGCGGTGGACTCGTTCGCCGAGACCGCGCGGGACAACAACCTCCGGCCCGTCGTCGTCAACGCCGCCGCGCACACCGCGGTGGACGCCGCCGAAGGCGAGCCGGAACGGGCCGCGGCGATCAACGAGGCGGGTGCCGCGGCGCTGGCCCGCGCCTGCGCGGTGCGCCGGGTGCCGCTGGTGCACCTGTCCACCGACTACGTCTTCGACGGCACCGCCGACGTGCCCTACGAGCCGTCCGACGAGACCGGCCCGCGCACCGCGTACGGGCGCACGAAGCTCGCCGGGGAGCGCGCGGTCCTCGCCGCCGCCGACCGGGCCTGGGTGGTGCGCGCCTCCTGGGTGTACGGCGCCGGGGGCGGGAACTTCGTCAAGACGATGGTGCGGCTCGCCGGCGAGCGTGAGCGGGTGACGGTGGTCGACGACCAGGTCGGCGGCCCCACCTGGACCGGCGACCTGGCGGCCGGGCTGCTGGAGCTGGCCGGGCTGCTGGTCGAACGCCGCGATCCGGCCGACCGGGTGCTGCACTGCACGAACTCCGGGCGGGCCAGCTGGTACGAGTTCGCCCGCGCCGTGTTCGCCGAGATCGGCGCCGACCCGGACCGGGTGCTGCCGTGCGCCACCGCCGACTTCCCGCGTCCCGCGCCGCGGCCCGCTTACTCGGTGCTCTCGCCGCGCGCGTGGAACGCGGCCGGGCTGAGCCCGCTGCGGGACTGGCGTTCGGCGCTGGCGGCGGCGTTCGAGGTGGACGGCGCGGCGCTGCGCGGCGAGGGCTGAGGAGGCCGCCGGTCCCGGTTCCGCGCGTTCGCGGGGAGGGCCGGGACGGCCGCCGCTCCCGGTTCCGGGGCGTTCGCGGACGGCTGCCCGCGGCCCGCATTCATTGCGCGCGCATTCTTCGAGCCGTTCCGCTGTTCCTGCATTCGATTCGAGCCGCGCGGTTTCCGGTGAACCATTTCCGCTGCCAGCGCCGGTGTTAC includes:
- the rfbD gene encoding dTDP-4-dehydrorhamnose reductase, whose translation is MTEREAGPITGPDEIALLVPGGRGQLGRELHRRAQGRLGLVHAPGSGELDVRDEQDVTDAVDSFAETARDNNLRPVVVNAAAHTAVDAAEGEPERAAAINEAGAAALARACAVRRVPLVHLSTDYVFDGTADVPYEPSDETGPRTAYGRTKLAGERAVLAAADRAWVVRASWVYGAGGGNFVKTMVRLAGERERVTVVDDQVGGPTWTGDLAAGLLELAGLLVERRDPADRVLHCTNSGRASWYEFARAVFAEIGADPDRVLPCATADFPRPAPRPAYSVLSPRAWNAAGLSPLRDWRSALAAAFEVDGAALRGEG